In Uranotaenia lowii strain MFRU-FL chromosome 2, ASM2978415v1, whole genome shotgun sequence, one genomic interval encodes:
- the LOC129747333 gene encoding serine protease snake-like, which produces MNSSPFLDSGFLLLAAVFVFCSQVQGQRISEIKCEEYRAKTFNKKSTIPLILNPKPLGHLSYNCSKTVELIVGGEAAKPHEFPHHALLGWPREDDEDEYQFLCGGTLISDWFVLTAAHCIMESPAIVRLGEHVLSDEDRLHADFSVDDVILHPAYKFGASYNDIALVKLEHKVNFVKHIRPACLWTGSSFNFTKVVATGYGHTTFAAANQTDVLHKVGLDLLDTQKCEDQYRGHKKFKKGLIDNQICIGSHEGNKDTCQGDSGGPVQVLTDPKGCMYHVIGITSTGSGCGLAPGVYTRVSSYIDWIESEVWK; this is translated from the exons ATGAACTCATCACCCTTTCTCGATTCCGGTTTTCTACTGCTAGCGGCggtgtttgtgttttgttcgCAAGTTCAAG gtCAACGTATTTCCGAAATAA AATGTGAAGAATATCGAGCAAAAACTTTCAACAAAAAGTCGACCATCCCGTTGATTCTTAACCCCAAGCCACTGGGACATCTGAGTTACAACTGTTCGAAAACCGTGGAGTTGATAGTCGGAGGAGAAGCTGCCAAGCCCCATGAATTTCCGCATCATGCACTTCTGGGATGGCCCCGGGAAGATGATGAAGATGAATACCAGTTCCTTTGCGGTGGAACATTGATAAGCGATTGGTTTGTGCTAACGGCTGCCCACTGTATCATGGAATCGCCTGCAATTGTACGGTTGGGGGAGCACGTCCTATCGGATGAAGATAGACTACATGCAGATTTTTCTGTTGACGACGTAATTCTTCATCCAGCGTACAAATTCGGTGCTTCGTACAACGATATCGCTCTGGTTAAGCTGGAGCACAAGGTAAACTTCGTCAAACACATTAGACCGGCTTGTCTTTGGACGGgatcaagtttcaattttacTAAGGTTGTTGCAACTGGCTATGGACATACCACTTTTGCTG CTGCAAACCAAACTGATGTATTGCACAAAGTGGGGCTTGATCTGTTGGATACGCAGAAATGTGAGGATCAGTACCGAGGTCATAAAAAGTTCAAGAAAGGATTAATAGACAACCAAATATGTATCGGTAGCCATGAAGGAAATAAAGATACTTGTCAAGGAGATTCCGGTGGTCCGGTACAGGTTCTCACGGATCCCAAAGGCTGTATGTATCACGTTATAGGAATCACTTCGACCGGTAGCGGTTGCGGTTTAGCACCTGGCGTCTATACTCGTGTCTCCAGCTACATTGATTGGATAGAAAGCGAAGTTTGGAAATGA